Proteins encoded by one window of Brevibacterium atlanticum:
- a CDS encoding DUF445 domain-containing protein codes for MSIENAPSVPRFGAGGDTGGPAELTPEDQERARGLKKMRTLALSLLILATLIFLSTHLFTDNTGVWGFVSRASEAAMIGAIADWFAVTALFRHPLGLPIPHTAIIPRKKDTLGASLSAFVAANFLHAEAVSTKIRSAEVSHRAGRWLAKPGNRDIVVDRAAGGLEYVLARIDDDSIKALTRNVIIPRLVATRKTPVLAQLLRQIVLDGAHHRLVDLVVTEAYAWLQDNPQVIDEIVHNRAPSWVPDFVNEQLANRLQREVLGWVADVRDNEYHKARQALDAWLVDLSDDLESDSSLSERAETIINDLLSQDGVVDSVLEIWTSLKQLLREAIIDEGGEVRSRIWQLIGEFADRLQSDSDFSRRIDDRIATTAGDLAESFGPEIASVISDTIERWDAKEAAERIELYVGRDLQYIRINGTVIGALVGLLLHTVIVLLPG; via the coding sequence ATGTCGATCGAGAATGCACCATCCGTGCCGCGCTTCGGTGCGGGCGGCGACACCGGCGGTCCGGCCGAGCTGACGCCGGAGGATCAAGAGCGCGCTCGCGGGCTGAAGAAGATGCGCACTCTCGCGCTGTCGCTGCTCATCCTCGCCACGCTCATCTTCCTCTCCACCCACCTCTTCACCGACAACACCGGCGTGTGGGGCTTTGTCTCCCGCGCCTCGGAAGCGGCGATGATCGGCGCGATCGCCGACTGGTTCGCCGTCACCGCGCTCTTCCGCCACCCGCTCGGCCTGCCGATCCCGCACACCGCGATCATCCCCCGCAAGAAGGACACCCTCGGGGCGAGCCTGTCGGCCTTCGTCGCTGCGAACTTCCTCCACGCCGAGGCGGTGTCGACGAAGATCCGATCCGCCGAGGTGTCCCACCGTGCCGGCCGGTGGCTGGCCAAACCCGGCAACCGGGACATCGTCGTCGACCGTGCCGCAGGAGGGCTCGAGTATGTGCTCGCCCGCATCGACGATGACTCGATCAAGGCTCTGACCAGGAACGTCATCATCCCTCGACTCGTTGCGACGCGGAAGACTCCGGTGTTGGCGCAGCTGCTGCGTCAGATCGTCCTCGACGGAGCTCACCATCGACTCGTCGACCTCGTCGTCACCGAGGCGTACGCGTGGCTGCAGGACAATCCTCAGGTCATCGACGAGATCGTGCACAATCGGGCACCGTCGTGGGTGCCGGACTTCGTCAACGAACAGCTGGCGAACCGTCTGCAGCGCGAAGTGCTCGGCTGGGTCGCCGATGTCCGCGACAACGAATACCACAAGGCCCGGCAGGCCCTCGATGCCTGGCTCGTCGATCTCTCCGACGACCTCGAGTCCGATTCGTCGCTGTCAGAGCGAGCCGAAACCATCATCAATGATCTGCTCAGCCAGGACGGCGTCGTCGACTCGGTGCTCGAGATCTGGACCTCCCTCAAACAGCTGCTGCGGGAGGCCATCATCGACGAAGGCGGTGAGGTCCGATCCCGGATCTGGCAGCTCATCGGCGAATTCGCCGACCGCCTGCAGTCGGATTCGGACTTCTCCCGGCGTATCGACGACCGGATCGCGACGACGGCCGGTGACCTCGCCGAGAGCTTCGGTCCCGAGATCGCCAGCGTCATCTCCGACACCATCGAACGCTGGGATGCGAAGGAAGCCGCTGAGCGCATCGAACTCTACGTCGGCCGCGACCTCCAGTACATCCGCATCAACGGCACCGTCATCGGCGCTCTCGTCGGTCTCCTCCTCCACACCGTCATCGTGCTCCTGCCGGGGTGA
- a CDS encoding ArsR/SmtB family transcription factor — protein MVDIYRAIADPTRRTILDELCERDDQTLFEICARLTNKHGLGLTRQAVSQHLETLESAGLVRSRKEGRFKYHQIDPTPLAAIADRWPQDAPQSSSTTSEGVRPESTKTEEPS, from the coding sequence GTGGTTGACATCTACCGTGCCATCGCTGATCCGACGCGGCGCACGATCCTCGACGAACTCTGCGAACGGGACGACCAGACACTGTTCGAGATCTGCGCGCGCCTGACCAACAAGCACGGCCTCGGACTGACGAGGCAGGCGGTGTCACAGCACCTCGAGACTCTCGAATCCGCCGGATTGGTCAGATCGAGGAAAGAGGGTCGCTTCAAGTATCACCAGATCGATCCCACCCCACTGGCTGCGATCGCCGATCGCTGGCCGCAGGATGCACCTCAATCGTCGTCGACCACGTCCGAGGGCGTGCGCCCGGAGTCCACCAAAACAGAGGAGCCATCATGA
- the argE gene encoding acetylornithine deacetylase, whose translation MPAQPAEATIAEITDLITFDTTSRDTNLPLIEHVEARLQAAGISFQRIPNAEGTKANLLATIPAADGTTTGGIVLSGHTDVVPVDGQDWSSEPFAPEIRDGKYYARGSADMKSFVGVILSRLEALTSAKLREPIHFAFSYDEEIGCVGAIDLVKAITDAELAPRGCVVGEPSSMRVIRGHKSISVFRVDFHGVAAHSSLTTEGVNAIAYASEFVAFVHAVAAEFRTEGPFDEAYVVPYTSVTANTFKGGIAVNTIPAEATVQFEFRSLSSVDREALITRFRDEAERLGRAMAAENETAGVDFTIESTAPGCETPADADIVALAANWGGIATDDKVTYGTEAGLFSEAGIPTVVCGPGDIAQAHAPDEFIELEQIAACETFIDALISDLSEA comes from the coding sequence GTGCCAGCACAACCGGCCGAGGCCACCATCGCCGAGATCACCGATCTCATCACCTTCGACACGACGAGCCGGGACACGAACCTGCCGCTCATCGAGCACGTCGAGGCCCGCCTCCAAGCCGCCGGCATCAGCTTCCAGCGCATCCCGAACGCCGAAGGCACGAAGGCGAACCTCCTCGCCACGATCCCCGCCGCCGACGGCACCACCACCGGCGGCATCGTCCTGTCCGGACACACCGACGTCGTTCCCGTCGACGGCCAGGACTGGTCGTCCGAACCGTTCGCGCCGGAGATCCGCGACGGCAAGTACTACGCCCGCGGCAGCGCGGACATGAAGTCCTTCGTCGGTGTCATCCTCTCCCGCCTCGAAGCGCTCACCTCCGCGAAGCTGCGCGAGCCCATCCACTTCGCGTTCTCCTACGACGAGGAGATCGGGTGCGTCGGCGCCATCGACCTCGTCAAGGCCATCACCGACGCCGAACTCGCGCCCCGCGGCTGCGTCGTCGGTGAGCCCTCGAGCATGCGCGTCATCCGCGGCCACAAGTCGATCAGCGTCTTCCGCGTCGACTTCCACGGCGTCGCTGCGCACTCCTCGCTCACGACCGAAGGTGTCAACGCCATCGCCTACGCCTCCGAATTCGTCGCCTTCGTCCACGCCGTTGCCGCCGAATTCCGCACCGAAGGGCCCTTCGACGAGGCCTACGTCGTGCCCTACACCTCGGTCACGGCGAACACCTTCAAGGGCGGAATCGCCGTGAATACGATCCCCGCCGAGGCGACCGTGCAGTTCGAGTTCCGCTCGCTCAGTTCCGTTGATCGCGAAGCCCTCATCACCCGTTTCCGCGACGAGGCCGAGCGCCTGGGCCGCGCCATGGCCGCCGAGAACGAGACCGCCGGGGTCGACTTCACGATCGAGTCCACCGCCCCCGGCTGCGAGACCCCTGCCGATGCCGACATCGTGGCACTCGCCGCGAACTGGGGCGGCATCGCCACCGATGACAAGGTCACCTACGGCACCGAGGCGGGTCTGTTCTCCGAGGCCGGCATCCCGACCGTCGTCTGCGGGCCCGGAGACATCGCCCAGGCTCATGCACCCGACGAGTTCATCGAGCTCGAACAGATCGCTGCCTGCGAAACCTTCATCGACGCGCTCATCAGCGACCTCAGCGAGGCCTGA
- a CDS encoding class I SAM-dependent methyltransferase, producing the protein MEYFEDRERAESFGEVATDYDAYRPKYPAALISAMINAAEAGAGSRVPRVLDVGSGTGILAVQLRDAGAEIVAVEPDEEMAAIARSKGLKVEVSSFEDWNARGRIFDLVSFGQSYHWVDPMVALPKIRGLLEPGGRLALAWNDIEPLGELRNRLDAITARFHAEGTTASLGTAASAGSAANHGSDGTSAATTPDNFEPIEHPALAQLRAMKFIPRKSTFTEDLHYSRHDWLSMVFTHSAQLTMDPVKRAVMREEMNAEIPAGGLEARNDALLILAQPSH; encoded by the coding sequence ATGGAGTACTTCGAGGATCGTGAGCGGGCGGAATCCTTCGGCGAGGTGGCCACGGACTACGACGCCTACCGACCGAAATATCCTGCCGCGCTCATCTCGGCCATGATCAACGCCGCCGAGGCGGGGGCCGGTTCACGTGTTCCGCGCGTCCTCGATGTCGGCTCGGGCACGGGCATCCTCGCCGTCCAACTCAGGGATGCCGGGGCCGAGATCGTGGCGGTCGAACCCGACGAAGAGATGGCCGCCATTGCCCGGTCCAAAGGGCTCAAGGTCGAAGTCTCCTCGTTCGAAGACTGGAATGCGCGCGGCCGCATTTTCGACCTCGTCAGCTTCGGCCAGTCCTACCACTGGGTCGACCCGATGGTCGCTCTGCCGAAGATCCGAGGCCTGCTCGAACCGGGCGGGAGACTGGCTCTGGCCTGGAACGATATCGAACCGCTCGGAGAGCTGCGGAACCGACTCGACGCGATCACCGCACGCTTCCATGCCGAGGGAACCACAGCGAGCCTCGGCACTGCGGCGAGCGCAGGATCTGCAGCGAACCACGGTTCTGACGGGACTTCGGCGGCGACGACGCCGGACAATTTCGAACCGATCGAGCACCCGGCACTCGCCCAACTGCGCGCCATGAAGTTCATCCCACGGAAGTCCACTTTCACCGAAGACCTGCACTATTCGCGGCACGACTGGCTGTCGATGGTGTTCACACATTCGGCTCAACTGACGATGGATCCGGTCAAGCGAGCAGTCATGCGGGAAGAGATGAACGCCGAAATCCCAGCCGGCGGCCTCGAAGCGCGCAACGACGCCCTGCTCATCCTCGCCCAGCCGTCCCACTGA
- a CDS encoding VOC family protein, with protein MKVNWTSIFVTDQQKALDFYTEKLGFVLKHDIDLGGARWLTVVSPEDPDGVEIVLEPNSHPAVVPFTEALVADGIPMNQFAVDDVQAEYDRLVAAGVTFTQAPTTMGPMTTAVLDDTVGNLIQLIHQDVSGQ; from the coding sequence ATGAAGGTCAACTGGACATCCATCTTCGTCACCGATCAGCAGAAGGCCTTGGACTTCTACACCGAGAAGCTCGGCTTCGTACTCAAGCACGATATCGACTTGGGCGGCGCCCGCTGGCTGACCGTGGTCTCACCCGAGGACCCCGACGGGGTTGAGATCGTGCTGGAGCCCAACTCTCACCCGGCGGTAGTTCCCTTCACCGAGGCGCTCGTGGCCGACGGGATCCCGATGAATCAGTTCGCCGTCGACGACGTCCAAGCCGAATACGACCGCCTCGTCGCCGCCGGAGTGACGTTCACGCAGGCTCCCACGACGATGGGACCGATGACCACGGCAGTGCTCGACGACACGGTCGGCAACCTCATCCAGCTCATCCACCAGGACGTTTCTGGTCAGTGA
- a CDS encoding ABC transporter ATP-binding protein has product MTSSPIAAQHPARQNPAIITAGNVTKHFNQTYALAGVDLTIGLGESLAIMGPSGSGKTTLLHCLAGIISPDSGRIALSATDRSAAADITGLKESGRTALRREVFGFVFQQGLLLPELTAVDNVALAAMLAGMNRADATRHAHAWLDRLGLAEHLNKRIGQLSGGQAQRVAIARAQVTQPVVTFADEPTGALDSHTSAEVLTELLGSTTGRGSTLVVVTHDENVAARCSRVVRLADGRIVADSAMQEAAH; this is encoded by the coding sequence ATGACTTCTTCACCGATTGCTGCACAGCACCCTGCCCGCCAGAACCCCGCCATCATCACCGCCGGCAACGTCACGAAACACTTCAACCAGACGTATGCGCTCGCGGGCGTCGACCTCACCATCGGCCTCGGCGAATCCCTGGCGATCATGGGACCCTCCGGTTCGGGCAAGACCACCCTCCTGCACTGCCTGGCCGGCATCATCAGCCCCGACAGCGGCCGCATCGCCCTCTCCGCCACCGACCGCAGCGCCGCCGCGGACATCACCGGGCTCAAGGAATCCGGTCGCACCGCTCTGCGCCGTGAGGTCTTCGGCTTCGTCTTCCAGCAGGGTCTGCTTCTGCCCGAACTCACCGCCGTCGACAACGTCGCGCTCGCCGCCATGCTCGCCGGCATGAACCGCGCCGATGCCACCCGACATGCCCACGCATGGCTCGACCGCCTCGGACTGGCCGAGCACCTCAACAAGCGGATCGGCCAGCTCTCCGGCGGTCAGGCCCAGCGAGTGGCCATCGCCCGTGCCCAGGTCACCCAGCCCGTCGTCACCTTCGCCGACGAACCCACCGGGGCGCTGGACTCCCACACGTCGGCCGAGGTGCTCACCGAGCTGCTGGGATCGACGACCGGTCGCGGCTCCACCCTCGTCGTCGTCACCCACGACGAGAACGTCGCCGCCCGCTGCTCCCGAGTCGTCCGGCTCGCCGACGGCCGCATCGTCGCCGACTCCGCGATGCAGGAAGCCGCGCACTGA
- a CDS encoding FtsX-like permease family protein, translating to MNVLPLLVSRQSLTSTTAKLVGIAFFACSTIFLTVAGGAWAFTDRPAVSGYSEIADLYRLLAIFATVFLIVPAVSLGVASAKLSARRQDERLSTLSLLGAGRGTIRLIAVAEPVIPAAIGIIAGIGGYLLVSWPLSFITFTGVPLGYSALLMPAWLLAAVVTGLVLICLLASLLGLRKITVSPLGVRTRALERRFPLFRVITAILLVLVVAIAAYVSTKMELSMTATIVSSIATTGLALLLISVLGVLCIRIHAAIAGKTARGPASVIAAGMVADAPGQYWRRVAGLAMITFIAVVGGTGTAMMRSGQSNLTAEERAIMGPYQYLGDDIFTGLILTLAIAFILVIVSATINQAADILDRADTYRELHAAGMPQTMMHRVTVRAVMSPILLVTVVSLLLGGALAALMASVGDLGDPLTIGTVAIVVVAGVAMVWLGLQFTRPLVRRVTAVPA from the coding sequence ATGAACGTCCTTCCCCTCCTCGTGTCTCGACAATCCCTGACCTCGACGACAGCGAAGCTCGTGGGCATTGCGTTCTTCGCCTGCTCGACGATCTTCCTCACCGTCGCCGGCGGCGCCTGGGCATTCACCGACCGCCCCGCAGTCTCCGGATACTCCGAGATCGCCGACCTCTACCGATTGCTCGCGATCTTCGCCACCGTGTTCCTCATCGTTCCCGCCGTCAGCCTCGGAGTCGCCTCGGCGAAATTGAGTGCCCGCCGACAGGACGAACGCCTCTCCACCCTGTCCCTGCTCGGCGCCGGACGCGGCACGATCCGCCTCATCGCCGTCGCCGAACCCGTCATCCCCGCCGCGATCGGCATCATCGCCGGCATCGGGGGCTACCTGCTGGTCTCCTGGCCGCTGAGCTTCATCACCTTCACCGGTGTGCCGCTGGGATATTCGGCACTGCTCATGCCGGCCTGGCTGCTCGCAGCCGTCGTGACCGGACTCGTCCTCATCTGCCTGCTCGCCTCACTGCTGGGACTGCGCAAGATCACGGTGTCCCCGCTGGGCGTGCGCACCCGCGCCCTCGAACGTCGATTCCCGCTCTTCCGCGTGATCACGGCGATCCTGCTCGTCCTCGTCGTGGCCATCGCCGCCTATGTCTCCACAAAGATGGAACTGTCGATGACGGCCACCATCGTCTCGAGCATCGCCACGACCGGTCTCGCCCTCCTGCTCATCAGCGTCCTCGGGGTGCTGTGCATCCGCATCCACGCGGCAATCGCGGGCAAGACCGCCCGCGGTCCCGCCTCGGTGATCGCCGCCGGAATGGTCGCCGACGCCCCCGGTCAGTACTGGCGCCGGGTCGCGGGGCTGGCGATGATCACATTCATCGCCGTCGTCGGCGGGACCGGGACGGCGATGATGCGCAGCGGTCAGAGCAATCTCACCGCGGAAGAGCGGGCCATCATGGGTCCCTACCAGTACCTCGGCGACGATATCTTCACCGGACTCATCCTCACCCTGGCCATCGCGTTCATCCTCGTCATCGTCTCCGCCACGATCAATCAGGCGGCCGACATCCTCGACCGGGCCGACACCTACCGCGAGCTCCACGCCGCCGGGATGCCGCAGACGATGATGCACCGCGTCACCGTGCGGGCCGTGATGTCGCCGATCCTGCTCGTCACCGTGGTCTCCCTGCTGCTTGGCGGAGCACTCGCCGCTCTTATGGCTTCGGTCGGCGACCTCGGCGATCCGCTCACCATCGGCACCGTCGCCATCGTCGTCGTGGCCGGGGTGGCGATGGTGTGGCTGGGTCTGCAGTTCACCCGTCCTCTCGTCCGCCGAGTCACCGCGGTGCCGGCCTGA